The genomic window AAGTAGCCTTAAAAACAGTTGAAGATGCGGTGGCTTTAAAACCAGAAACGATAGAAAGTTCTCATAGAGATTGGTGGCATAATTATTATCAAAAATCGTTTATTTCGATGCCTGATACTAAAATGGAATCTTTCTATTGGATTCAGATTTATAAAATGGCAACTTGTTCTCGTGCAGACGGTCCCGCCTTAGATTTAATGGGGCCTTTTTACAAAAACACAGGCTGGCCAAGTTTGTGGTGGAATTTAAATGTACAATTAACGTATTGGCCATTTAACACCAGTAACCATTTGGATATAGCTGAAAATTTTATTCATCTAATTGATACACATTTCGATTATATGGTGGAATATAAAAGTGGTAAAAGTTTAGGCGATTTTGCTTGGGCAACACATAATTATTGGTTGTATTACAAGTATAAAGGAGACGATGAGGCTATTCAGAATAAATGGGTGCCAAAAGCGATAGAGATTCTAAAAAAGTACCAAACTAAAATGGTTAGAAATGACCAAGGTCAAATTGAATTAACCGCTATGGGATCTCCAGAATACAAAGGTTTTAAGGTATTTAAGAACACAAATTATAACTTGGCTATTTTGCGCTGGTTGCTAAATGGATTGATTGAATCTAACGAGAAATTTAATACTAATCCAGAAGGAATTATCAAATGGAAAGAAACTCTAAATGATTTAATCGATTTTCCTACAGATGAAAACGGATTAATGATTGGTAGCGATCAACCGGTAGATATGTCTCATAGGCATTATTCTCATCTTTTAGGTTTATATCCGTTATTTCAATTAAATCCAGATGATCCAAAGGATAGGACTTTGGTTGAAAAATCGGTGATACATTGGCATGAAATTGAAGATGGAAGTAAACTTGGTGGTTATGCTTATACAGGAGCAGCATCGTTATATGCGGCATTAAGCAAGGGGAACGAATCGAATAAATTATTACAAAGTTTTCTGGCCGGAAATATTGGTCGCGCGTTGCTATTACCAAATACATTTTACACGGAAGGAAAAGGTTTAAACCCTGTAATAGAAACCCCTTTAAGTGCTGCTGCATCCATAATGGAATTACAGTTACAAAGTTGGGGTGATAAAATTAGAGTTTTTCCTGCAATTCCCGATTCATGGAAAGAAGCTTCTTTTCAAGATTTAAGAGCGCAAGGTGGGTTTTTAGTTAGTGCCAATAGAATAAAAGGAAAAACGGAATGGGTTTCTATTAAAAGTTTAGAGGGGAAACCATGTGTTTTAAAAGTTACAGATTGGAGGAATGCTATTCAGATAAGTAAAGGAAAACAAATTGATATTGTTAAAAACTCTGAAAATGAATTTACTATTGATTTGAAAAAAGGAGAATCTATTTTGATTGCATCCCATAATTTGGATAAAGTGATTATTAAACCAATAAGCCATCCAAAAGATGAATTAAACCAATATGGAGTGAAAAAAGGTAAAAGTTATACCGAAATAATGGAATACAAAGTACCTGAGTATAAATATTAGATTAACAAACATTAGATATATTAAAAATGAAAGTATTTAAAATTTTAGTTTTCGGATTAATTTTCGGTAGCACATTATTCGGTAATGCTCAAAAAGCCATTACTATTAATACACAAGAAAACGGAGAACAGTTTGATCATTATTGGAGTAAAATGGTTGGAGCTGGTCGTGCAAACGAAGGTTTAAGAGCAGGTTGGTTAGAACAATTAGCACAAGTACAAGAAAATTGTGGGTTTGAATATGTGCGTTTTCACGGTTTATTTCATGATGATATGTTTCCTGTTGTTATTGAAAAAGGTAAAACAGTATACAATTGGCAATATATTGATGATTTATTCGATAGAATGTTAGATTTAAAAGTAAAGCCTTTTGTAGAATTGGCCTTTTTGCCAACAAGCATGGCGGCTGAAGATTCTAAAACCGTATTTTGGTGGAAAGCTAATATTACACCAGCAGAAGATTCTTTTGATAAATTTCACGATTTAGTAAAAGCCTTTACGCAACATTGTGTAGATCGTTACGGTATTGAGGAAGTTTTAACTTGGTATTTTGAAGTTTGGAATGAGCCAAACTTATATAAGTTGTTTTGGGATGGAACAAAATCTCAATATTTTGAATTATATAAGCAGTCTGTTACAGCTGTTAGATCTGTCGATAATAGGCTTAAAGTCGGTGGACCATCTACAAGTAATTTTGTGCCAGATACCCGTTTTGATGGAGAAACAATGAATAATGAAGCTTCTGATGCCGTTTTTGCAGCAGATGATATTAATACTCTAGAATGGCATGGCGTATGGATTGAGGATTTCTTAGAATATTGTAAAAAAGAAAAGTTACCAGTAGATTTTGTGAGTTGTCATCCTTACCCAACAGATTATGCATTTAATCCAGAAACAGGTAAAGGAAAAGGACTTACCCGTTACGTACAGTCTGTTAAAGAAGATTTAGAATGGATAAAAGGAACCGTTGCAAAAAGTGCTTTTCCAGATGTTGAAATTCACTTAACAGAGTGGCATACAAGTCCAAGTAGTAGAGATGAAATGCACGATAGGCTTCCTGCAGCAGCATATATTGTGAAATCTAATTTGGATTGTATAGGTTTAACAAATTCATTAGCATTATGGACGTTTACCGATATTTTTGAAGAAAAAGGAGGTGCTTCAAGTATTTTTCATGGAGGCTTTGGGATGATTAATTTTCAAGGCTTAGTAAAACCATCATATCACGCATACAGAATGCTTCATCAATTGGGAAATCAAAAAATATATAAAAACGATTATCTATTTGTAAGTAAGGATGCTAGTAACGGAAACATTTCAGCTTTAGCTTATAATTACCCCGAAGAGTATGTAAATGCTGTGCCGTCTGGAACTAATAAAAGAGAAGAAGGTACTTCGAAAAAACTTAATTTCACATTAACTGGATTGCCATCTGAAACATTATTTGAAATTGAAATTTTAGATAAAGATCACGGAAATATTCATAATTTTTGGGAGTCTATGGGGAAACCTGAGCCACCAACGAGAGAGGAAATTAAGGTGATGAAAGCTTATGCAAATACCATGAAAACGGAATATGCTAAAGCTGATAAAAAAGGAAATTTAACTATAAATCGTTTAATTTCACCGTGGAGTTTAGTGTTAATCAAACAAATTAATTAAAATTTTAGTATTATGAAGATTTTGAAATATCGAAAAACATCAATTCTCGTTTTAACTTTAACGGTTTCTTTATTAATTCTAAATTCATGTTTTAATGTGAATAAATCTATAGAAATTAAAGGAAAAACTTATAATAGTAAATTAATTTTTAAGGAAAATTTTGACAAAGGACTCGAAAATTGGCAAGTAGAACAAATGCCGGAAGGTACTGTCGAAGTTAAGGACAGTAAATTAGAAATTAATGATGTTTCTGGTTGTACGGTTTGGTTGAAACAAAAGTTTAATGGGCCAATTGTTATAGAGTACGATGTATTTGTTATTCAAAATGGAGGCGCAAACGATCGCGTATCTGATCTTAACTGTTTTTGGATGGCTAATGATCCTAAAAATCCGACTAATTTATTTGCAGATTCAGAAAAACGTGGAGGTAAATTCTCTAATTATGATAACCTTAAATTATACTACATGGGGCTTGGTGGTAACCACAATAAAACAACACGTTTTAGACGTTATGTTGGGAACGGTGAACGGCCATTACGTCCGGAACACAATTTAAGCGATCCTCGATTTATGTTGGAGCCTAATAAAACATATCATATAAAAATTATTTCGAACAATGGTATTGTTCAGTATTTTAGAGATAATTTATTAGTATCAGATTTTGTGGATTTAGAGCCATATACATCAGGTTATTTTGGTTTTCGAACAGTTAAAAATCACATGACTGTAGATAATTTTAGAGTCTATGAAGTTGAAAAATAATTATTAAAAATTAGAAATTAAATGAAGCTATCCAATAAAATAATATTATCCATTTTATGTGTGTTTTCTGTTTCAAACTTCGGGTTTAAAGCAAGTGATAAAAATATCTATCATAAGGATTGGATAGACTTTAATAAAAACGGAATAAAAGATGTTTTTGAAGATCCAAAAGCGCCTTTAGAATCAAGGGTTAAAAACCTTATTTCATTAATGAATGTGAATGAAAAAACATGTCAGCTTACCACATTATATGGTTATTCGCGAGTTTTAGAAGATGAATTACCAACCGAAGGCTGGAAAAACCGTGTTTGGAAAGATGGTATAGCAAACATTGATGAACATTTAAATACCATTTGGAATCAAGAAAAAACACATACAAAATATGCTTTTCCATATAGCACACATGCGGAGACTATAAATATAGTTCAAAAATGGTTTGTTGAAGAAACACGATTAGGTATTCCTGTCGATTTTACAAACGAAGGCGTACACGGTTTATGTCATGAAAAAGCAACGCCATTACCAGCTCCAATTGGTATTGGAAGTACTTGGAATAAAGAATTGGTTTATAAAGCTGGAACCATTGTTGGGCGAGAAGCAAAAGCTTTAGGTTATACCAATGTGTATGCACCAATTTTGGATGTAGCCAGCGATCAACGTTGGGGACGTGTTTTGGAATGTTATGGTGAAGAGCCATTTCATATTTCCGAAATGGGTAAACAAATGGTTTTAGGAATTCAATCGGAAGGTGTAGCATCAACTTTAAAACATTTTGCCGTTTACAGTGTGCCTAAAGGCGCAAGAGATGGGGATGCTCGAACAGACCCGCATGTTGCACCTAGAGAAATGTTTCAATTGTATTTGTATCCTTTTAAAAAGGTGATAAAAGAAGCGGCTCCAATGGGGGTTATGAGTAGTTATAATGATTATGATGGCGTTCCTGTGACTGCCAGTCATTATTTTTTAACCGAATTGTTACGAGAACAATTTGGTTTTAATGGTTATGTAGTTTCAGATAGTGAAGCTGTAGAATATGTGTCTGAAAAGCATCATGTTGCTAAAGATTACAAAGAAGCCGTGCGTCAAGTTATAGAAGCCGGTTTAAATGTGAGAACCACATTTAGAACCCCCGAAAGTTTTATTGAACCATTGAGAGAATTAATAAAAGATGGTGAAATCTCTATGAAAACCATAGATTCTAGAGTTGCCGATGTGTTGCGTGTAAAATTCCGTTTAGGTTTGTTTGATTCTCCTTATGTTGAAAACCCTGGGGAGGCAGATAAATTAGTTCATACACCGGAAGATGAAGCATTTTCGAAACAAATAAATCGCGAGTCTTTAGTACTTCTTAAAAATGAAAATAATTTATTGCCTTTAGATGTCAATAAAATAGATAATATTTTAGTTACGGGACCACTGGCAGCAGAGGTTAGTTTTACATACAGTCGTTATGGGCCAGCGTTCAATCCATCAGTTTCTGTGTATCAAGGCATAAAAAAATATGCAGGAAACAAAGTCAATGTTAGTTTTGAAAAAGGTTGCGATATTGTAGATCCAGATTGGCCAGGTAGTGAAATTATACAAACACCATTATCGGCAAAAGAACAAGCGGATATTGATGCTGCGGTAGAAAAAGCAAAACAATCTGATATTATTATTGCTGTAGTTGGTGAAGATGAAAAACGTGTTGGTGAAACAAAATCAAGAACAAGTTTAGGTCTTCCTGGACGACAATTTCAACTCGTTCAAGCGCTTTATGCTACAGGGAAACCTGTTGTTTTAGTGATGATAAATGGCCAGCCATTAACTATTAACTGGGAAAATAAATTTCTACCTGCTATTTTGGAAGCTTGGTTTCCGAGCACAGCAGCTGGTGAAGTGATTGCCGAAACCTTGTTTGGAGATTATAATCCTGGAGGTAAATTATCGGTGACATTCCCGAAAACAGTTGGGCAAATTCCATTAAACTTTCCTTTTAAACCAGGATCACAAGCAGGGCAACCTGGAGCAGGTCCCAATGGTTATGGTAATACACGAGTTTTAGGACCATTATATCCTTTTGGTTACGGGCTAAGTTACACTACTTTTGAATATAGCGATTTGGAGGTTACTCCTAAATCTTTAAAACCTCAAGCAGATGTTCAAGTTACATTCAAAGTTAAAAATACTGGTAAGCGAGCAGGGGATGAGGTTGTGCAAATGTATATTAAAGATAAGATAAGCAGTGTAACTACTTACGAATCTATCTTGCGTGGTTTCGATCGTATTCATCTAAAACCAAACGAAACTAAAACGATAAAATTCACATTACATCCAGAAGATTTAGAAATTTTGGATATAAATATGAATTGGACGGTGGAACCTGGTGATTTTGAGGTTTTAATAGGAAGTTCTTCGGAAGATATTAAGCTGAAAGATGGTTTTAAAGTTGAAGCTATTGGTAATTAAATTATCGTTTTTATAGGGTACATAAACTCTGTATATACTTACAATTAGATTTTAAAATTGCTTTTTATGAAGATATGCATAACTGAAATGCAAAAATAGTATTAGTATTGGTCAAATATTTGGAAGATTTCACTCTTTTCTTGTAGTACTATTGTAAACCGAATATCAATACACAAGTATAAAAATCCACAATTTTATTTTATCAGTATTTATGGAAGCAAAACAAAACGTACTTAAAATACATGAAAAGGACAATGTTATTGTCGCACTAACAGATTTAAAAAAGGGAGATAAAATTACCTTTGAGAATCAAGTGTATGAACTTCAAAATGATATTTCTGCGAAGCATAAATTTGTTACCGAATCTTTATCGGAAGGAGATCCTGTATATATGTACGGCGTATTAGTGGGTAAAGCTAAAAAAACTATTGTAAAAGGTGATTTAATTAGTACAACAAACCTTATTCATGATACTGAAACTTACGATGTAGATGATTCCAAAGAAAAAGAAGTTTGGCAATCTCCCGATGTTTCTAAATTTATAAATAAAACATTTAACGGGTATCACAGAGCCGATGGTAAAGTAGGAACCGAAAATAATTGGTTAATAATTCCATTAGTTTTTTGTCAGAATAGAAATGTAGAAGTTTTAAAACAGGCCTTAGTAGAAAAACTAGGTTATGGTAAAAAACAACATTTAGGTTTAGATGTTGATGCTTTAATTAATGATTATAAATCTGGCGTTTCCGCGGAAGCGATACTAGAAAAAAATATATTAAAAGAAGGAGAAGATACGAGTAAAAACTTGTTATTTCCTAATGTAGATGGTGTTAAGTTTTTAACACATGATGGTGGTTGTGGTGGTGCAACATCAGATTCTGTAGCGCTTTGTACACTTTTAGCCGGTTATATTAATAATCCAAATGTGGCGGGTGCAACAGTTTTAAGTTTAGGTTGCCAACATGCACAAGCTAGTATTTTACAAGATGCTTTATCTAAAATGGCAAAGGAAAACGCTAAGCCAGTTTTTGTTTTAGAACAGCAACAAAGTGTATCGGAAAAAGAATTACTTGCCGATGCTGTAAAGAAAACTTTTGTTGGTTTAATGGAAGCTAATAAAGCAGAGCGTAAACCAGCCAATTTATCTAAACTTGTAATAGGTTTAGAATGTGGTGGGTCGGATGGATTTTCAGGAATCTCTGCAAATCCAACTTTAGGTTATGTGTCCGATTTAATCGTCGGTTTAGGAGGAGCAACGGTACTGTCTGAATTCCCTGAATTGAATGGTGTAGAGCAGGAGTTAATTAATCGCTGTACAAGTGCCGATAAGGCCAAAAAGTTTTCGCATATTATGTCTACTTATAATTCTAAAGCAGAAGCTTTAGGAGCGGCATTTTCAATGAATCCTTCACCTGGAAATATAAAAGATGGTTTAATTACCGATGCTATAAAATCTGCAGGAGCTGCCAAAAAAGGCGGAACATCTCCAGTACAAGATGTTTTAGATTATACGGAGCAAGTTGTAACTTCAGGTTTAAACCTATTATGCACACCTGGTAACGATGTAGAATCTACAACAGGTTTAGCTGGTTCAGGTTGTAACGTTATTTTATTTACTACAGGCTTAGGTACTCCAACAGGAAACCCAATTACTCCAGTTATTAAAGTATCGAGTAATACCAAACTTTTTGATAAAATGAGTGATATCATTGATTTTAATACGGGGTCAATTATTGAAGGCTCAAAAACGATTGAAGAGGTTGGCGAAGAGCTTTTAGACTTTGTAATTGAAGTAGCTAGTGGTAAACAAACAAAAGCAAGACAATTACGTCAAGACGATTTTATTCCGTGGAAACGTGGTATGTCTTTATAAAAAATAAACAACAAAAATTAAGCATATAAAAATGACAAAATTCAGTTTAAAAAATAAAGTAGCCCTTGTAACAGGTGGCGGTAGCGGTATAGGTAAAGCTATATCTTTAACTTTTGCTGAGCAAGGTGCAGAAGTGCATATTCTAGATTTTAACCTTGAATCTGCGCAAGAAACTGTCAAAGAAATTGAAGCATTAGGGGCAAAAGGAACAGCACATAAATGTGATGTTGCTAACCAAACTAATGTGGAAACTATTGTAAATACCATTACCGAAAACGGAGCTATTGATATTTTAATTAATAATGCGGGTATTGCACATGTTGGAAATATTGAAGGTGTAGAAGAGGCTGATTTAGACCGTTTGTACAACGTAAATATCAAAGGTGTTTACAATTGCATTAAAGCATGTTTACCTGCTTTGAAGAAAACAGGTAACGGTGTTATTTTAAACCTAGCATCTATTGCATCTACGGTTGGTATTAACGATCGTTTTGCATATTCTATGACAAAAGGTGCGGTATTAACCATGACGTATTCTATTGCAAAAGATTTTATAAAAGATGGTATTCGTTGTAACTGTATTGCACCAGGACGTGTACATACACCTTTTGTAGATGGGTTTATTAAAAATAACTACCCAGGTAAAGAAGAGGAGATGTTCGAGAAATTATCGGCAACTCAACCAATTGGGCGTATGGGGAAACCTCAAGAAATGGCAGATTTAGTGCTGTTTTTATGTTCGGATGAAGCTGGCTTTATCACAGGATCTAATTATGCTATCGATGGTGGTTTTGTAACACTAAACGGTAATTAAAAATATATATTTACAAACATAAAATAACTTATACAGATGAAATTAATAAGATTTGGAGCAGTAGGAAGCGAGCAACCAGGTGTTCAATTAGAAGATGGGACAATAATCGATGTATCGGCATTTGGAACAGATTATAATGAAGAGTTTTTTGGAAACGATGGTATTGGAAAACTAAAAGCTTGGTTAAAAGATAATCAACAAAGTTGTCCTTTAGTAGGTGATGATGTACGTTTAGGTGTGCCTTTAACAAGACCATCAAAAATTGTTTGTGTTGGGTTGAATTATGCACAACACGCGGCAGAAGCTGGTATGGATATTCCTAAAGAACCTGTTTTGTTTTTTAAATCAACAACGGCATTAGTTGGTCCAAATGATGATGTAATTATTCCTAAGAATAGTGAAAAATCAGATTGGGAAGTAGAGTTAGCTATCGTTATTGGTAAAAAAGCATCTTATGTAGAAGAGGCAGACGCTATTGATCATATTGCAGGTTACGTTTTGCATAACGATGTAAGTGAGCGCGCTTTTCAAATAGAAAAATCTGGACAATGGTGTAAAGGTAAAGGTTGTGATACATTCGCGCCAGTTGGACCTTTTATTGCTACAACAGACGAAATTAAAGATCCGAATAATTTAAACCTTTGGTTGAAAATTAACGGAGAAATGATGCAGAATAGCTCAACATCCGATTTTATTTTTAACGTACAACACGTAGTAAGTCATATTAGTCAATTCATGACATTACTTCCTGGAGATATTATTTCTACGGGTACGCCATTTGGTGTTGGTTTAGGTTTAACACCTCCAACATACTTAAAACCTGGCGATGTTATGGAATTAGGTATTGAAGGTTTAGGTGTTTCTAAGCAATCGGTAAAAGCATACAAAAAATAATGAAAATAGATGCCCATCAGCATTTTTGGAGTTACAATCCAGTTAGAGATAGCTGGATTGATGCTTCTATGGAAGTAATAAGAAAAGATTTTCTTCCTAAGGATTTAAAACCTATTTTAGAAGCCAATGCTATTGATGGCTGCATTGTGGTAGAAGCCAATCCGTCGGAAGCCGAAACCAATTTTTTATTAGATTTAGCTCATAAAAATCCTTTTATAAAAGGTGTTGTAGGTTGGGTAGATTTATGTTCAGATGATGTAGAAGAACGCTTAAAGCACTTTTCTGAAAACAAGATTTTTAAAGGGGTTCGTTATTTACTACAAGTAGAAAATGAAGACTTTGTTTTACGAGAAGATTTTCAGCATGGCATTAGTAAATTAAGTCAATTAAACTTAGCTTACGATGTTTTAATTTTTCCGAAACATTTGGCAAATGTGATAAAGTTGGTCGAGAAATTTCCAAACCAGCAATTTGTGATAGATCATATTGCAAAACCACAAATTTCAAAAGGATTAGACCCTAGTTGGGTAAAAGATATTAAGAAACTAGGGACATTTAAAAATGTGGCTTGTAAAATTTCTGGTATGGTTACCGAAACAGAGAATTTTAATTTTGAACCAAAGGATTTTACACCGTTTTTAGATACTATGGTTGCCGCTTTTGGAACCGATAGGTTGTTATTTGGCTCCGATTGGCCCGTATGTTTATTAGCGAGTGAGTATAAAAGTGTTTTACAAATAATTGAAAATTATTTTATTGATTTTTCGGAAGAAGAACAACGCCAAATTATGGGCGGAAATGCCATAAAAATGTATAATTTGTAAATTAAAACTAAAATTTAAGATGGATTTAAATTTAAAAGATAAAGTCATTATAGTTACCGGTGGTTCTAAAGGTATCGGGTTGGGGATTGTTGAGTCCTTAATACATGAAGGAGCCAATCCTGTAATTATTACGCGTAACAAAGCTAGCGCGATTGATGCTATTGAAGATTTTAAAAAGAAGGGA from Algibacter sp. L1A34 includes these protein-coding regions:
- a CDS encoding amidohydrolase family protein, producing the protein MKIDAHQHFWSYNPVRDSWIDASMEVIRKDFLPKDLKPILEANAIDGCIVVEANPSEAETNFLLDLAHKNPFIKGVVGWVDLCSDDVEERLKHFSENKIFKGVRYLLQVENEDFVLREDFQHGISKLSQLNLAYDVLIFPKHLANVIKLVEKFPNQQFVIDHIAKPQISKGLDPSWVKDIKKLGTFKNVACKISGMVTETENFNFEPKDFTPFLDTMVAAFGTDRLLFGSDWPVCLLASEYKSVLQIIENYFIDFSEEEQRQIMGGNAIKMYNL
- a CDS encoding DUF6250 domain-containing protein, which encodes MKILKYRKTSILVLTLTVSLLILNSCFNVNKSIEIKGKTYNSKLIFKENFDKGLENWQVEQMPEGTVEVKDSKLEINDVSGCTVWLKQKFNGPIVIEYDVFVIQNGGANDRVSDLNCFWMANDPKNPTNLFADSEKRGGKFSNYDNLKLYYMGLGGNHNKTTRFRRYVGNGERPLRPEHNLSDPRFMLEPNKTYHIKIISNNGIVQYFRDNLLVSDFVDLEPYTSGYFGFRTVKNHMTVDNFRVYEVEK
- a CDS encoding SDR family NAD(P)-dependent oxidoreductase yields the protein MTKFSLKNKVALVTGGGSGIGKAISLTFAEQGAEVHILDFNLESAQETVKEIEALGAKGTAHKCDVANQTNVETIVNTITENGAIDILINNAGIAHVGNIEGVEEADLDRLYNVNIKGVYNCIKACLPALKKTGNGVILNLASIASTVGINDRFAYSMTKGAVLTMTYSIAKDFIKDGIRCNCIAPGRVHTPFVDGFIKNNYPGKEEEMFEKLSATQPIGRMGKPQEMADLVLFLCSDEAGFITGSNYAIDGGFVTLNGN
- a CDS encoding GH39 family glycosyl hydrolase, which translates into the protein MKVFKILVFGLIFGSTLFGNAQKAITINTQENGEQFDHYWSKMVGAGRANEGLRAGWLEQLAQVQENCGFEYVRFHGLFHDDMFPVVIEKGKTVYNWQYIDDLFDRMLDLKVKPFVELAFLPTSMAAEDSKTVFWWKANITPAEDSFDKFHDLVKAFTQHCVDRYGIEEVLTWYFEVWNEPNLYKLFWDGTKSQYFELYKQSVTAVRSVDNRLKVGGPSTSNFVPDTRFDGETMNNEASDAVFAADDINTLEWHGVWIEDFLEYCKKEKLPVDFVSCHPYPTDYAFNPETGKGKGLTRYVQSVKEDLEWIKGTVAKSAFPDVEIHLTEWHTSPSSRDEMHDRLPAAAYIVKSNLDCIGLTNSLALWTFTDIFEEKGGASSIFHGGFGMINFQGLVKPSYHAYRMLHQLGNQKIYKNDYLFVSKDASNGNISALAYNYPEEYVNAVPSGTNKREEGTSKKLNFTLTGLPSETLFEIEILDKDHGNIHNFWESMGKPEPPTREEIKVMKAYANTMKTEYAKADKKGNLTINRLISPWSLVLIKQIN
- a CDS encoding glycosyl hydrolase family 95 catalytic domain-containing protein → MKYYFKLQNVFLFVMLLGVFQLQAQVVNEIDWSKFLGQHDLIWEEIPMQWNEGAFTGNGQVGMMIYATMSANRVDFHMGRQDVTDHRGAPNRKTSMGVKDTGLYDYSRLDVGRMALYPVGKIKSASIRQDLWNAEIRGVIYTDLGEISFRAFTPYDKMMNVIEIISTEKTKSKKESYKWEWLAGNPITPRVYAKPDHPKTLEYKPNPKPIFKQEGNATICEQGLLAGGDYATAWLEVKNKSSKNSSMLYVAIANEVPAAHVSGKVALKTVEDAVALKPETIESSHRDWWHNYYQKSFISMPDTKMESFYWIQIYKMATCSRADGPALDLMGPFYKNTGWPSLWWNLNVQLTYWPFNTSNHLDIAENFIHLIDTHFDYMVEYKSGKSLGDFAWATHNYWLYYKYKGDDEAIQNKWVPKAIEILKKYQTKMVRNDQGQIELTAMGSPEYKGFKVFKNTNYNLAILRWLLNGLIESNEKFNTNPEGIIKWKETLNDLIDFPTDENGLMIGSDQPVDMSHRHYSHLLGLYPLFQLNPDDPKDRTLVEKSVIHWHEIEDGSKLGGYAYTGAASLYAALSKGNESNKLLQSFLAGNIGRALLLPNTFYTEGKGLNPVIETPLSAAASIMELQLQSWGDKIRVFPAIPDSWKEASFQDLRAQGGFLVSANRIKGKTEWVSIKSLEGKPCVLKVTDWRNAIQISKGKQIDIVKNSENEFTIDLKKGESILIASHNLDKVIIKPISHPKDELNQYGVKKGKSYTEIMEYKVPEYKY
- a CDS encoding glycoside hydrolase family 3 N-terminal domain-containing protein, whose product is MKLSNKIILSILCVFSVSNFGFKASDKNIYHKDWIDFNKNGIKDVFEDPKAPLESRVKNLISLMNVNEKTCQLTTLYGYSRVLEDELPTEGWKNRVWKDGIANIDEHLNTIWNQEKTHTKYAFPYSTHAETINIVQKWFVEETRLGIPVDFTNEGVHGLCHEKATPLPAPIGIGSTWNKELVYKAGTIVGREAKALGYTNVYAPILDVASDQRWGRVLECYGEEPFHISEMGKQMVLGIQSEGVASTLKHFAVYSVPKGARDGDARTDPHVAPREMFQLYLYPFKKVIKEAAPMGVMSSYNDYDGVPVTASHYFLTELLREQFGFNGYVVSDSEAVEYVSEKHHVAKDYKEAVRQVIEAGLNVRTTFRTPESFIEPLRELIKDGEISMKTIDSRVADVLRVKFRLGLFDSPYVENPGEADKLVHTPEDEAFSKQINRESLVLLKNENNLLPLDVNKIDNILVTGPLAAEVSFTYSRYGPAFNPSVSVYQGIKKYAGNKVNVSFEKGCDIVDPDWPGSEIIQTPLSAKEQADIDAAVEKAKQSDIIIAVVGEDEKRVGETKSRTSLGLPGRQFQLVQALYATGKPVVLVMINGQPLTINWENKFLPAILEAWFPSTAAGEVIAETLFGDYNPGGKLSVTFPKTVGQIPLNFPFKPGSQAGQPGAGPNGYGNTRVLGPLYPFGYGLSYTTFEYSDLEVTPKSLKPQADVQVTFKVKNTGKRAGDEVVQMYIKDKISSVTTYESILRGFDRIHLKPNETKTIKFTLHPEDLEILDINMNWTVEPGDFEVLIGSSSEDIKLKDGFKVEAIGN
- a CDS encoding fumarylacetoacetate hydrolase family protein; the encoded protein is MKLIRFGAVGSEQPGVQLEDGTIIDVSAFGTDYNEEFFGNDGIGKLKAWLKDNQQSCPLVGDDVRLGVPLTRPSKIVCVGLNYAQHAAEAGMDIPKEPVLFFKSTTALVGPNDDVIIPKNSEKSDWEVELAIVIGKKASYVEEADAIDHIAGYVLHNDVSERAFQIEKSGQWCKGKGCDTFAPVGPFIATTDEIKDPNNLNLWLKINGEMMQNSSTSDFIFNVQHVVSHISQFMTLLPGDIISTGTPFGVGLGLTPPTYLKPGDVMELGIEGLGVSKQSVKAYKK
- a CDS encoding UxaA family hydrolase, with the protein product MEAKQNVLKIHEKDNVIVALTDLKKGDKITFENQVYELQNDISAKHKFVTESLSEGDPVYMYGVLVGKAKKTIVKGDLISTTNLIHDTETYDVDDSKEKEVWQSPDVSKFINKTFNGYHRADGKVGTENNWLIIPLVFCQNRNVEVLKQALVEKLGYGKKQHLGLDVDALINDYKSGVSAEAILEKNILKEGEDTSKNLLFPNVDGVKFLTHDGGCGGATSDSVALCTLLAGYINNPNVAGATVLSLGCQHAQASILQDALSKMAKENAKPVFVLEQQQSVSEKELLADAVKKTFVGLMEANKAERKPANLSKLVIGLECGGSDGFSGISANPTLGYVSDLIVGLGGATVLSEFPELNGVEQELINRCTSADKAKKFSHIMSTYNSKAEALGAAFSMNPSPGNIKDGLITDAIKSAGAAKKGGTSPVQDVLDYTEQVVTSGLNLLCTPGNDVESTTGLAGSGCNVILFTTGLGTPTGNPITPVIKVSSNTKLFDKMSDIIDFNTGSIIEGSKTIEEVGEELLDFVIEVASGKQTKARQLRQDDFIPWKRGMSL